The sequence aacagaaataatcagatcatttattttacttaaaatgttttattaaattacaGTACAGTACATTTCTAAAACAGCTGACCGATCCTGTAGGAATTTCTGTAATGAACCTATTCATCATCGACAAGACAACTTTTCTCACTGTAAGATTCTATttagatatttgatttgatattttacattCAACTTCATcagtttatttcacaaattcaCAAGCAGGATTATTCATTACTTAATTTACggtatgtttattttaaattctgaCATCTCtcatatatatcaatatttttcaatcattttttgtttgttttatttttacgcAACggtgtatatttttgaaattttaaataaaagacgATCTAGATCGTTGAAACTTTGTTAAAACTATTCACTTTTCTGAAAGTTCTGAAAGTTGATATACGAAAACGCCCAGATGAAAACCCATTTCCAAATTCATATAAACGATGAAGCAATTGTACTTATCTATAGGTCACATTGTCTCTGAACATTTTGCTGATTTTCTTAAATCAAGAGGACAAGTGTTAGAGAATTACTGTATGCACGACACAGATATTTGACTAAATGAATTATACAGAAAATATACAACTTTTAATCTTATGTGTTCAATTGATATGTTATACTAAGATATGAACGGACAGCAAAGCAGCttacattgtttaaaaaaatacaacatttatttaacgtttttctttaaaaaaaatacgtacataaatattttgattgaaattaACAATGTTACATCGCTATCTTTTTTTCTCTCCTCAGTTAAGTGGAATGCTGGCAACATATTTTGTTGTACTTCTTCAATTTAAACAGTCATTGGAACCCGCAACCATTTCTAACTCAACATTATCATCAACAGCTTGAAGTAACCAGATCTAACTCAACTTTATTATCAATAGATTGAAGCGTGAACAAGTTCTAGTTCAACTTTattatgttaataaaattaaatataatatatgtaattgcgtctttcaaaaatgaatttagctcATGTGCTATGTCTATAAATATGtccttttgtgtttctttgttgcatattttctttgttttatagtgattagaataataacacaatgttgactgtagTGCCcatattttgacatgtttaactatatatataatgtctgtttgttttgttcacaaatcGTTGTCAGTATAGtcgaattttatgcgactgtcatacaagtgagagttttagctagctttaaacccaggtttaatccaccattttctacacaagaaaatgcaagtaccaagtcagggatatgacagttgttattcattcgtttgatgtgttcgagcttttggttttgccatttggtaagggactttttgaattttcctcggagttcgatatttttgtgattttactttttgatatttatacgTTGAATGTCTTAAAGATGAAGAATTTGCTACACATATTCCATCAAGGTTTTTCTGAAAGATCCATGACAATGAGGTCAGGGTCATATAAATCctgtcagacagacatgtacaccttacagttgattcatacataaaatataattgactAATTTCATGTCATACATGCAAGTTTAATAATGCGCAAACATCTAATGCAcggattttatttttgattagcGCAAGTATCATATTCAAGACAAAATTAAAGGTAGGTTCGCAAAATAGGCCGATCGAAATTAAAATGCTCCAATCtatatcaggttttttttcaaggacgaaattcaaaagataaaatcaaTATCCAAGTCACGTTCACAGCATTTCACTTAAGATATTCTTTTTGCTCTTTTGTAGGCATTGATATACAAACTTGTTAAGCGAACAAATGCACTGGTATCGGAATAAAGTGcattgatttaaaatacatttacgcccattttaacagaaaaaatggtttatgttttgaggcaaacacttttaaaatgtaaatcgATGCGTTAATATCTGCAAGTCACGTTCggtttatttcatttactgatttagattttatttagatattttgtgTAAGCATTAGCAAATATTTGTAAAGGACATATATGTTTGGGATGTAGTGCGCTGAATTGATATTTCGTGCATTTTCAACTTATAATGGGATTTCAATGACTGCATAAATATAATTCTAAAATTGATAGCGTTCTTCTCAAAGACGCTTTGTTTTCTATACAATATTggaaattgtttttattcaaatgtagGGCGTTTAGGATATTAACTTAGTGCATACGAACTTTTGTTAGAAAGTTTTGCAGCAAGTCCACGAACCATTTGTTGTTAagcaaataaacataaaatggaACCAAGAGGGATGCATGTATGCAATTTTCGAATGGTTttccgttggttttctcgtttgatttgcTTTAcgttttttgtaaacaaattaggccgttggttttctcgtttgatttgtttgatttgtttttacgtttgtcattttggggcctttaattaacagctgactatgcggtatgggctttaaggacgtacggtgacctatagtttatttctttgttatttggggtgtcttgtggagagttgtctcattggcaatcataccatatctccttttttatattgaccttGAAGGCAGACATTTCAATTCTATAATTTTAAGATCAGGGTATTAAAAAGATATAGGTAGCCACG is a genomic window of Mytilus trossulus isolate FHL-02 chromosome 1, PNRI_Mtr1.1.1.hap1, whole genome shotgun sequence containing:
- the LOC134719437 gene encoding uncharacterized protein LOC134719437 yields the protein MADMKRRCITVEPACLHEKDKEIPIKGAHKPTHILYVLPLRNVSTEFSLQYSTFLKQLTDPVGISVMNLFIIDKTTFLTLSGMLATYFVVLLQFKQSLEPATISNSTLSSTA